The following proteins are co-located in the Solanum pennellii chromosome 8, SPENNV200 genome:
- the LOC107028972 gene encoding pathogen-associated molecular patterns-induced protein A70-like translates to MFDDSVSTVYSSIWASMNSWFTPTVLFVLLNVMIGTIAFTSSLANQKHNHPKQQEDNSHQQEDYSQNRQQPTKLVRSPSLLQRIKSINFANYRSHEHPHQQETPPFEPPTHYIFEPAPEHTTVEPDTTTTTQYIFNQDKNVQKPQTHYDFQQIHQENLPDTQTQYLFQHTQEQKFGNIESDFHFEEPLHDKSKSTQFNFQHTHQQKLKDMETQFNFQHIEEENEDEEEEGEMKSLDEVYSQLSERHVSRSRSDTKPSAGEAPVKLPTKMKKSASMKSPFGHFEEEDIVEARRPATTREKNAKKSDEDNEVDAKADDFINKFKQQLKLQRLDSILRSKETTGRGS, encoded by the coding sequence ATGTTTGATGATTCTGTATCTACAGTGTATTCTTCAATTTGGGCATCCATGAATAGCTGGTTCACTCCAACTgttctttttgttcttcttaaTGTCATGATAGGTACCATTGCTTTTACTTCTTCCTTAGCTAACCAAAAACATAATCAtccaaaacaacaagaagacaACTCACATCAACAGGAAGATTACTCACAAAATCGACAACAGCCAACTAAACTTGTGAGAtctccttctcttcttcaacGCATCAAATCCATTAATTTCGCCAATTACAGATCTCATGAACATCCCCATCAGCAAGAAACCCCACCATTTGAACCACCAACACATTACATTTTTGAACCAGCTCCTGAACATACTACCGTAGAACCAgacaccaccaccaccacccagTATATTTTCAATCAAGACAAGAATGTCCAAAAGCCACAAACCCACTACGATTTCCAGCAAATACATCAGGAAAATCTCCCAGATACACAGACCCAGTACCTATTTCAGCACACCCAAGAACAAAAATTCGGAAATATTGAATCGGATTTCCATTTTGAAGAACCCCTTCATGATAAATCGAAATCGACCCAGTTCAATTTCCAGCACACCCACCAACAGAAACTTAAAGATATGGAGACCCAATTCAATTTTCAGCATATCGAGGAGGAAAACgaagatgaagaagaggaaGGTGAGATGAAGAGCTTGGATGAAGTGTACAGTCAGTTAAGTGAACGACATGTGAGCAGGAGCAGATCAGATACAAAGCCGTCAGCAGGTGAAGCTCCGGTGAAGTTACCGACGAAGATGAAGAAATCAGCAAGTATGAAATCGCCATTTGGgcattttgaagaagaagacattGTGGAAGCTCGGCGGCCGGCGACTACAAGGGAGAAAAATGCTAAAAAAAGCGATGAAGACAATGAAGTCGATGCGAAAGCCGATGATTTCATTAACAAATTCAAGCAACAGTTGAAGTTACAGAGGTTGGATTCCATTCTCAGGAGCAAGGAGACGACTGGCAGAGGGAGCTAA